The sequence below is a genomic window from Phoenix dactylifera cultivar Barhee BC4 chromosome 16, palm_55x_up_171113_PBpolish2nd_filt_p, whole genome shotgun sequence.
AAAGCTATTTAAACTAAGTGGTTTGTAGACTGGGTCGGATGAATTAAATCATAAATTGCTGTCTTGTGGTACGAGGATAAGATCTAGCTGACACATTATATATCTATGCGCGTAAGccaaataaatttaattttagcGGAGATAGAAGGTTGAGGAAATTATGCAATCCTAAAAAATCTGAAAGTCTCAACTGATACATAATGGTTTTGACAGTGATTAGGATATGAAAATATCAACCGTAAGAAAAGATTAATAATTGGCTTAAGTCTTGCTTTtatcatttaatatttttaaaatattttaaaattgttAGGGTAATTAAACACTAGGTAATAAGTTGATATTGCattaaataatatttatgaattaatttttttatttccctGAACCAAAACAAGACCTGGCCTGAATTACATGCCTCTAGTgaccattttttatcttttttttcctcccttAATGCTATGCCGCCTCGCTATCTCTACCTTGTTTCTTACATATATATTCGAGGGTAGGAGGCCGCTTCCGAAGCTGGTGGTGGATAGAGCTGTATTGCAGGCGAGAGAAATTACCGCAGCTACCGCATTGTTCTCTACTAAAATGACCAGAGACATTTGGGGCACTCTTTCCGCTGTTGTAGCGTCCAGGTTCATCCTTGTTTCTTGGATGCCCCCACCCCGTGGTCATCTCAAAATGAATTTCGATGGTAGTATGTCGGTGGATGGTGTATTAAGAGGTGTcggatttgtgatcagagattcTTTTGACAGGTTGGTAGCAGTTGGGGGTCGACGCACGCCTGGGATCACTGTTGTAGGGGCAGAGCTTTGGGCCGCATGGGAGAGGCTGTCATATGCGAGGAGGTCCCTTGGTGCCGAGAGGGTATACCTTGAGGGGTATTCCTCAGTGGTGTTGACTGGATCCGAGATGTGAATAGATATGGTGATAGCCACCCTCTTATTAGAGAGACTCGTAGGCTGGCACGGAAGATGGGTGGCCTGCAGGCAGCACATGTATTTAGGGAGGCGAATAGGGCAGTAGACTAGATTGCCTCCTTCGTCGTCCGACACTCCGGGAATTTTCTATGAACATCTACAGGAGACATTCCCTCTCCTTTGTACGCTTTACTTTCTCgtgatttggcaggatgtacttaAGTTAATGCTATGTAAAATGTcgcatttacaaaaaaaaaaaaaaaaatccaaactacCCATTTTGCCCTTGCTTTTGTCCTATATTTCACTCTTCCAGTCCACTTCAAAGTATGAAGCTGAAGCGCGCCTCATCCTCCGTCTTATTTTCCCAATTCCGAAGTCTCAACATAATACCTTCGGCCTCCGCCTCTCGATTCATCCTCCGGCTCTCGTCGGCAGCGACCACTCCGAGTTCCGGCCATGGCTTCGATGCTCTCGGTAGGATCCCTCTCCGCCTTCGTCGCAGCCGCGCCTCCGCTGCCCACGCCCTCCCGCCGGCCCATCCTGAGCCCCGGCGGCCTCCCCCTCCCTCGACGGGCCGCCGCGTTGGTTCTGCGAGCGTTGGCCTCCTCCAAGCCCGTTCCGTCGGCGGGGACGAGACAGCCCAGGGGCATTACCAAGCCCAGGCCCGTCTCCCCGGCAATGCAGGCCATCGTCGGTGTCCCGGAGATCCCCCGCACCCAAGCCCTCAAGCTCCTCTGGGCTTACATCAAAGAACACAACCTCCAGgtctctcttctccttcctccctctctctgccTCTCTCCCGTTCTCGGTGCTTTTGTTCCGCCTAGGGTTTTACGAAAAGGTTTTCGatatttctctgtttttttttctcccttttatCCATACCCTCTAATAAACAGCATGGATGGTCTTTCTTCTACGATAGTTGGTCCGATAAAGAAGTATTACGTTATTTACGTTGATATATGGGGGCCATCTGCCTTCTCGAGTTCATGGTTGCTTTCAAAATgtcttttttctaaaaaaattgtgGCATTTTTTTTATAGTTTTTCTATGAAATTGTACTGCacgatttttctttcttacctttttttaaaaattttggtgGATGTtgttgtggtttttgaaacaagTTTAATAACGTCTGGTCCGTATATTGTGATAAACACTATGAATGGGTTTCCATTAATTGTAAAGCATAGTCAAAGGCATGGTATGGGTATTTATCTGCCAGTTTTGTCAGCTCTAAGGAGttatgttttttcttttatttttgtaaaagtGGAAAACCAGAATGACAAGTGATTGGAGAAAAAAGATGATATGTGATGAAAGAAATGGTAGTTGCTAGAAAGGTTGTGGAAATTGTTTCTGAAATGGACTAAAAGATGtatttgtactaaaatgttTGGAGAGAACTTGTTTGTCTGCTGTGGTAGCATTGCTCTAACTCTTCCTATCTTAGGTGCCATGAGCAATGCTCAAGTTAAAATTAGTTATGTTGCCGCACCAAGTTATACTAGCAAAGGCAATAAGAGGAGTGGAGGTGGAAGAGGAATTGGAGGCGGGAGTCAAGACAAGGAGGACAGCAACTTGAGAATAGAGAGGAGGGGGGAAGGAGGATGAGAAGGAAGAGGAGCTGGAGGTGGGGAAGTAGGATTATGAGGAGCTGGAATAACATGAGAGTGAGGATGAGGAAGAGTAGCAGCAACAACAAGATCCgaaggagaaagaggaagaggcaGGTAGGAGCCAGAGGAGTGTTCTTTTTAGATGTAAAATATTATTGCAAAACTGCATCTTGTCAAAGTTTAGTTGTCCATTGTTCACCTCAGCATTGCTTGTCCATCACCTGTGTTGTGTTCTGCTTCCTCTGTTCGCTTTGTATCTCTGtttctctccctttcttctcACCTCTCAATGATcagggaaagaaaggaaagctggGTTCTATAAATTCCTTGTCTGTCCTGCCATTTTTGCACTTTTAACCTAATTTTCTTGGCTTTCCTACATAGTGCTAGGCGGGTTGGTTACGTATGGAGGCTGATTGGGTCTTGACTGAAGTGGCAGCAGGCCTACCCCTCTCCACATGTGGCGTGTTCTGTGAAGCCTTTACATTAAGAGCAATTTGGAACTTTGTCCTATTTAGAAGAGCATGTTCCAAGATAACATGATTTGATGTTCCAAGAAAGGATGTAGAAAGTGGGAGGCAACAACAAATATATAGGGATGCAAGGGAGTATTCATAAAATTGAACTCTAATCATTGGGACATGGCTTGTAGCTCGTGGTTATGTAATGAGATTTGTTATCCCCATGCTATATCTGATGCTGCATTCCTCAAttcatgtttctttttcttcttttagaactttcatGATTGTAGGAAATCCTAGTTATTTGCAATCAACTGATcaaatgaatatatttttttcttgccATTTGTCATCTTGTTTCTGGACAAATTAAAAATGGCCTTTGGTGAGGCCTGTATGAGGTTGCTTAAATTACTTATGATGTTGGTATAAGTTAACTATAGTTCTACAATGTACATTTATATGATTTACAGTTTCCTTAGATTTTTCGCATTGTATCagtatattctttttcttttgttatgttTCAAAGTAGTATTATTTCAGTACGTAGATTTGTATTACGTATTATCTTTCTATATAATTTGCATTTGTAATTATAATTCATATCATGTAGTAAATGATGTCTATTTGCACTCATCCTGGCATTCCTGTTGACTTTGCATTTTGATATTGCTGTTTTAAACAACTCCATAGCATCAAAATGTCTTAAGATTTTGATCTAATTTTTTCTAGCGGTGATTGCTTTTATATTGCAATGTGGCCTAGCCTTGCATGGCTATTCTGAGTTATAATACTGAAGCAAGTTGAGTTGTAAAGTATGGGAATTAAGGGTAATAAGGTTTTGGTTTTGGAAGCTGATCTTGTTATTTCATTGTCGTATTCCTCTAGCAGCGAGGAATGAGATACTTCCAGTATTGTATGGCTCTAGCATGTTGTGGTTGCAAAAGATTGCCGGTTGAAACTTATGAATTCGTAGTTGCGTAAGCTGTTTTATATACATCCATCTTCTCATCACTCCGGCGAGTTCATTTGGACTCAGAGTTCTACCGTCCCTTCTTTTCTGCATTGTCTTCGTTCTCTTGACACGGCGGGCTGTACTCATGCATGTTTGGTATGAACAAATGATGTAcaacaacaataaaaaaaaaaaaagaacatatcCATCTTCAGTCATATGACTCTAAACTAGTCTGTACTCTCTTTCTTCATATTGCCAAGCTTAATTTGTAAAGTGGTGTATTTTCTAATGGGTTCTAAGACAACTCAACTTCTTCATGTGATATTGTTTTAGGTGGATGAAGATTGGCATGCTGTCCTAAGAATCTTGAGATTACATCTGTTTTGCATTGGTTGAGATTGGTGCTAGATCTTGAAGCAAGGATCTCATCACCTGGATGGTAGTTGATGTTAAATGCCCGATAGGACAAGATGTTAATTACTCCAGGAGTGTGAACCTGGCAGCGCCCAGATGATTATGTTGATTAGGGATCAATCAAAAACTTGGGCAAAGTTACTTGTTGGCTCAAATTAGATAGGGCCGTAGTTGACATTAATTATGGTGCTTTTGGCTAGAGTTACCATTTCGGCCTCAGTCTTATTATTTTTGTTGACAATATTCTTTTGCATCTTATACTAGGCTACGGAATGACCTCTTACTCTGGATGCTTAGTTTTGATTGAACTTTTACCCCAATATTTAGTATCTTTTGTGACAAATTGTTGTCTTGTGTATATGTTTTTTGTTTTACAGGATCCAGAGAACAAAAGGATTGTTGTGTGCGATGAGAAGTTGAAAAACTTATTCGGAGGGAAAGAACGTGTCGGGTTTCTTGAGATCTCAGGGCTACTAAATCCTCACTTTGGAAAGTAAGGTCAACCTTTTTGTACATGGATTATGACAGGTTATGGTGATACTTCTAGGTGGAacatgatttcttgtgattaGTGATCTCATATTAGCATACTTTGTTGTTTCCTTTGGATGACTTAAGATTTTCTCTTGATCTGTTCTGGAATCAAGATGTACTTGCTGTGCTTTATTGTCAAGCTGGTGGTTTATCCATTGGATCTCATGCTTTGGAAAGATTAATGTTTGCTACATGTCATCTTTCGTCTAAGCTTGAGCATTTCTCAGGTAACAGTTGCTTTCCTATCTTTGCTTGAAAGATTGCTTTGTTCAGCTCAGATGACACTCCCCAAGAAAGAAATGTAGATGGTAAA
It includes:
- the LOC103700804 gene encoding uncharacterized protein LOC103700804, which translates into the protein MASMLSVGSLSAFVAAAPPLPTPSRRPILSPGGLPLPRRAAALVLRALASSKPVPSAGTRQPRGITKPRPVSPAMQAIVGVPEIPRTQALKLLWAYIKEHNLQDPENKRIVVCDEKLKNLFGGKERVGFLEISGLLNPHFGK